The Salvelinus namaycush isolate Seneca chromosome 38, SaNama_1.0, whole genome shotgun sequence genome includes a window with the following:
- the LOC120032116 gene encoding mucin-21-like: MDTHATAESPLLFSILNTGATAESPLLSSILNTGATTESPLLPSILNTGATAESPLLFSILNTGATTESPLLFSILNTGATVESPLVFSILNTGATTESPLLPSILNTGATAESPLLFSILNTGATAESPLVFSILNTGATTESPLLPSILNTGATTESPLVFSILNTGATAESPLLFSILNTTAESPLLFSILNTGATAESPLVFSILNTGATAESPLLFSILNTGATAESPLVFSILNTGATTESPLLPSILNTGATTESPLVFSILNTGATAESPLLFSILNTTAESPLLFSILNTGATAESPLVFSILNTGATAESPLVFSILNTEATAESPLLPSILNTGATTESPLVFSILNTEATAESPLLPSILNTGATTESPLVSSILNTGATAESPLLFSILNTGATVESPLVFSILNTGATSINE, translated from the exons atggatACTCACG CTACTGCTGAgagtcctctcctcttctccatcctAAACACTGGAGCTACTGCTgagagtcctctcctctcctccatcctaaACACTGGAGCAACTACTGagagtcctctcctcccctccatcctaAACACTGGAGCTACTGCTGAgagtcctcttctcttctccatcCTAAACACTGGAGCAACTACTGAgagtcctctcctcttctccatcctAAACACTGGAGCTACTGTTGAGAGTCCTCTCGTCTTCTCCATCCTAAACACTGGAGCAACTACTGagagtcctctcctcccctccatcctaAACACTGGAGCTACTGCTGAgagtcctcttctcttctccatcCTAAACACTGGAGCTACTGCTGAGAGTCCTCTCGTCTTCTCCATCCTAAACACTGGAGCTACTACTGagagtcctctcctcccctccatcctaAACACTGGAGCTACTACTGAGAGTCCTCTCGTCTTCTCCATCCTAAACACTGGAGCTACTGCTGAgagtcctctcctcttctccatcctAAACACTACTGCTGAGagtcccctcctcttctccatccTAAACACTGGAGCTACTGCTGAGAGTCCACTCGTCTTCTCCATCCTAAACACTGGAGCTACTGCTGAgagtcctcttctcttctccatcCTAAACACTGGAGCTACTGCTGAGAGTCCTCTCGTCTTCTCCATCCTAAACACTGGAGCTACTACTGagagtcctctcctcccctccatcctaAACACTGGAGCTACTACTGAGAGTCCTCTCGTCTTCTCCATCCTAAACACTGGAGCTACTGCTGAgagtcctctcctcttctccatcctAAACACTACTGCTGAGagtcccctcctcttctccatccTAAACACTGGAGCTACTGCTGAGAGTCCTCTCGTCTTCTCCATCCTAAACACTGGAGCTACTGCTGAGAGTCCTCTCGTCTTCTCCATCCTAAACACTGAAGCTACTGCTGagagtcctctcctcccctccatcctaAACACTGGAGCTACTACTGAGAGTCCTCTCGTCTTCTCCATCCTAAACACTGAAGCTACTGCTGagagtcctctcctcccctccatcctaAACACTGGAGCTACTACTGAGAGTCCTCTCGTCTCCTCCATCCTAAACACTGGAGCTACTGCTGAgagtcctctcctcttctccatcctAAACACTGGAGCTACTGTTGAGAGTCCTCTCGTCTTCTCCATCCTAAACACTGGAGCTACTTCAATCAATGAATAA